In Miscanthus floridulus cultivar M001 chromosome 19, ASM1932011v1, whole genome shotgun sequence, the DNA window AGGAGAGAATTTAGAACATGCTTGTGTCGGTATAGGTGATACCATACCAATACCCAGACCATGATCACCAGAATCTACCAACCGCTATAAGTATATTCACATTGTGACCTATACATATCTTAAAACTATGAAAAAACTAACTCCTGTGTGTTGATGCAGGAGTTGGGGCAGAATTTCAATGATATGCCTGCCTGTCCTCCGCGTCCTGATTCTAGAGGAGTTGGCAGAAGCGGAGCGGCATCTAGTGAAGCAGCCGGAGGGAGCaccacctccaccatccccatggACCAGGAAACTAGGGGCGAGTCTAAAGGGAGCCTAGACGTCGTCATAGTCCAggcttctcctagcagtgcatccgatgcttctcccagcagtgcaatgagcttcctAATGTCGCTGATGCCGATGTCATTGGAGTCTTCCTGTcagggaccacctacgagtccctagtccacaagttgggatgtaagggcccacgGACTCccaaggaactcctcgacatcgcgACCAGCCACACTTCTAgcaaggaggcggttggagcaatTTTTGATCGCTCTAGAGGCAAGCCGAAGCGGGACAAGGACAGCGACGAAGGCCCCTTCGACCGCTCCAATTAGAAGAAGAACCAGAAAGGGCATGGGAGCTCACTCGTTGCCACCGCCGAGCGAAAAGCTGGTCGAGCAACGGCCAAGGGCACCCTAGATCACTTCGAAAAGCTGCTCGAGGGGccgtgcccaaaccacgccttccctatCAATCACATGTACAAGGACTGCTCCCTCATGAAGTGCTTCTTCATTGGTGCCTCAAAGAAGTGGGAGTAGAAGAAGAAACCTAAGGCAGAAACCGATGACGCTGGAGAGAAGGACGACGGCTTTCCATCGtcggatggctacctcatgatgtTCGATGGGCTAGAGGCATATGACTCCAAGTGCTGACAGAAGCTCACACGCCGAGAGGTCTACGAAGCTGAGCCCGCCACACCCGCTATCCATAAATGGTCAAGGTATCCCATAACTTTCGACCGATCCGACCACCCGGATAGCGTCACACACCCAGGCAGGtacccgctcatggtcgaccctatcatcggcacaaagtggctcaccaaggtactgatggatgggggcagtggcctcaacattatGTATGCTGAGACACTTGATGCCATGGGCGTCGACCGATCACGCATTTGGCCGACCagggcacctttccacggcatcatgctgggaaagcaggccatgctgattgggcagatcgacctgcctgtcACCTTTAGGaatccatccaactataggacagagaccctcacctttgaggtagtcAGGTTCCCACCAGTCTACCATGGCATTTTGGGGcagccatgttacgcgaagttcatggccatccctaactatacctacctcaagctcaagatgccgggctcATGCATGGTTATCACCATCGGCACTTCTTTTTAGAGGGCaaatgagtgtgaggtcgagagCTGTGAGCTCGCTTTGGCAACCCTCGCTTCTAAAGAGCTCACGGCCATCGAGAAGGGCATCGCCGAAGGAGAGCTCGATGCAAAGCGGGTGGCAGGATCCTTTGAACCTACAGAGAAtgtcaaggaggtcctcatcAACCCCAACAACTCCACCGACAAGATGGTGCGCATTGGCACAACCCTCTCCCCCAAGTAGGAAgccgcgctcgtcgacttcctttgCGCCAATTGAGATATCTTTGCATGGGAACCCTCGAATATGCTGGGAATTTCGAGGGAAGTCACCAAGCATGCCCTAAAGATCAGGCCAGGTTCTAGGCC includes these proteins:
- the LOC136526125 gene encoding uncharacterized protein; this translates as MVDPIIGTKWLTKVLMDGGSGLNIMYAETLDAMGVDRSRIWPTRAPFHGIMLGKQAMLIGQIDLPVTFRNPSNYRTETLTFERANECEVESCELALATLASKELTAIEKGIAEGELDAKRVAGSFEPTENVKEVLINPNNSTDKMVRIGTTLSPK